DNA sequence from the Streptomyces canus genome:
GCAGAACGGCAACCCGGACCGCAATCTCGAGGCGGTCGTGCTGCGCATGGTCTGGCCCGAGTGGCTGGCCGACCTGGAGCGCACCCGCTACGACAACCCCCTGTTCTGCGGCATCAAGTTCGAGGACTTCACCGCCGGTTACGACACCAACTCGGCCGTCCTCTTCCCGGAGACGATCGCCGTGCGCGAGGCGCCGGAACGCTTCTCCTGGGGCGGTATCTTCTGCGACCGCGAGGCCGCCCGGTTCCGCCGGGTCACCGACGCGGCCGTCGACATCCTGGGCCTGGAGCTGCCCGAGGACATCGCCGCGATGGTCCACGACCAGAAGCGCTGCGAGGAGGCCTTCGTCCTGTGGGACATGGTCCACGACCGCACCCACAGCCACGGCGACCTGCCCTTCGACCCGTTCATGATCAAGCAGCGCCAGCCGTTCTGGATGTACGGCCTCGAAGAGCTGCGCTGCGACCTCACCGCCTTCAAGGAGGCCGTGAAGCTGGAGAAGGACGGCGTTCCGCAGGCCCGTGACGTGCAGTACGCGGTCCTCTTCGACCGGATGTTCCGCTTCCCGGTCACCGGCGAGCGCGTGCGCAACTACGACGGGCTCGGCGGCCAGCTCCTCTTCGCGTACCTGCACAAGCACGACGTCGTCCGCTGGACCGACAACAAGCTGTTCATCGACTGGCAGCGCGCCCCCGAGGTCACCAACCAGCTGTGCGCCGACATCGAGCAGCTCTACCGTGACGGCATCGACCGCCCCAAGCTCGTCCACTGGTTCGCCGGCTACGAGCTGGTCTCCACCTACCTCGCCCCGCACCCCGGCTCCAAGTGGGCCAAGGGTCCCGACGCCCTCGACCTGTCGCTGCCGCCCCGGAAACTCGTCGACGACGTGCTTCCGGACGAGTTTCCGCTGAGCATGTTCTATGAGGCCCTCTCCAAGAAGCTTCGCCATGTGATCGCCTCGACCCGGGGCATCACGGCGCAGAACGCCGAGCGGGTCGCCGCGTGAGCGATCGCGGCACCGGGAACACTGCACAGGCCGTCGAGGCGGCTGCTCAGGAGGCGAAGAACATGGCGGGGAACGGAGCTCTCAGCGGTGCGGTGATCGCGGTGGCGGGCGCGGGCGGGCCCGCGGGCCGGGCGGCACTGCTGCGGCTGGCCGAGGCGGGCGCGACCGTCGTCGGCGCGGACAACGACCCGGAGCGGCTCGCGGAGGCCGTGGACGCGGCACGCTACGCGTCGGGCGGCGCCAGCGTCACCGGCGAGCCGGTCGACCTGCTGGACCTGGGATCCACCCGCGACTGGGCCGCGCACATCGAGAAGGACTTCGGCCGCGTCGACGGCCTGGTCCACCTCGTCGGCGGGTGGCGCGGCAGCGAGACCTTCATCAAGTCGAGCCTGGACGACTGGGACTTCCTGGAACTGCTGCTCATCCGCACCGTGCAGCACACCTCGCTCGCCTTCTACGAGGGCCTGCAGCGCAGCGACCGCGGTCGTTACGTCCTGATCAGCGCCGCCGGCGCGACGAAGCCGTCCGCGGGCAACGCCCCGTACGCCGCCGCCAAGGCCGCGGCCGAGGCCTGGACGCTCGCTCTCGCGGACGCCTTCCGCAAGGCCGGGGGCGCCGACGGGCCGACGTCCGCGGCTACGATCCTGGTGGTGAAGGCACTGGTGCACGAGGCCATGCGCGCCGACCGGCCCAACGCGAAGTTCGCGGGCTTCACGCACGTCGCGGACCTGGCCGAGGCCATCGCCGGTGTCTGGGACAAGCCCGCCGCCGAAGTGAACGGAAACCGTCTGTGGCTGACCGAGAAGCCGTGAACCCCCCGAAGACCGACGCCCGTCGCCATCACGACCCGCAGGTCCGCGGCTTCGCCAGCGACAACTACGCCGGGGCCCACCCGGAGGTGCTCGCCGCCCTGGCCCTGGCCAACGGCGGGCACCAGGTCGCGTACGGCGAGGACGACTACACCGAGAACCTCCAGGGCGTGGTCCGCAGCCACTTCGGCGCTACGGCCGAGGCGTTCCCGGTCTTCAACGGCACCGGCGCCAATGTCGTCGCGCTCCAGGCGGTCACCGACCGCTGGGGCGCGGTGATCTGCGCCGAGAGCGCGCACATCAACGTCGACGAGGGCGGTGCCCCCGAGCGCATGGGCGGCCTCAAGCTGCTCACCGTGGCCACCCCGGACGGCAAGCTCACGCCCGACTTGATCGACAAGCAGGCCTGGGGCTGGGAGGACGAGCACCGCGCGATGCCGCAGGTCGTCTCGATCACCCAGTCCACGGAGCTCGGCACTCTCTACACGCCCGACGAGATCCGCGCGATCTGCGACCACGCCCACGCGCACGGCATGAAGGTCCACCTGGACGGCTCCCGCATAGCCAACGCGGCCGCTTCCCTCGACGTCCCGATGCGGACGTTCACCAACGCGGTCGGCGTCGACATCCTCTCCCTGGGCGGGACGAAGAACGGCGCCCTGTTCGGCGAGGCGGTCGTGGTCATCAATCAGGACGCGGTCTCCCACATGAAGCACCTGCGCAAGCTGTCGATGCAGCTCGCCTCCAAGATGCGTTTCGTGTCGGTGCAGTTGGAGGCCCTGCTCGCCAAGGACCTGTGGCTGCGCAACGCCCGCCATGCCAACGAGATGGCCCAGCGCCTGGCGGAAGGCGTCCGCGCCGTCCACGGTGTCGAGATCCTCTACCCGGTCCAGGCCAACGGCGTCTTCGCCAAGCTCCCGCACGACGTGAGCGAGCGCCTCCAGAAGCGCTTCCGCTTCTACTTCTGGGACGAGTCCGCCGGCGTCGTCCGCTGGATGTGCGCCTTCGACACGACCGCGGACGACGTGGACACGTTCGTGGCGGCGCTGAAGGAGGAGATGGCGCGCTAGGCGCGTACCGAACCGGAGGCGGTCTGTGTTTGCATGCCGGGGTGGACAAGACACGGTGCCGGGTCCGGCCGAGGACGGATGACGACGTCGAGGCATGCGTGCGGGTGCTGGCGGAGGTGCACCGTCGCGACGGCTATCCGGTGAACTGGCCTGCCCGGCCCGGCGAGTGGCTGTCGCAGGATGCCGCACTCGGCAGCTGGGTGGCCGAACTGGACGGCCGTGTCGCGGGCCACGTCAGCCTCTCCCGCAGCGCCGAAGGCGACGTGGCTCCGGTCCTGTGGAGCGAGCGGAACGGTACGAACGGGGAACAGGCCGCGGTGGTCGGCCGGTTGTTCGTCGCCCCGCAGGCGAGAGGGCACGGGATCGGTGCCCTGCTGATGGGCAGAGTGGTGGCGGAGGCCCAGCACCACGGTCTGCATCCGGTGCTCGACGTCGTCGCGTCCGACACCGCCGCGGCGGCCCTGTACGAACGGCTGGGCTGGACGAGGCTGGCCACGGTGGAACAGCGCTGGAGCCCGTCCCAGGTGGTCGCCGTGCATTGCTACTCTGCATAAATATACCGTGCTCTGTAAATCAATTGACCTCAGGGTGATCGTCTTCCTATGCTCTGCGGGCATGGAGCTGATCCAGAACACCCCTGACCTTTCCGCATACCTGGCCGCCGACG
Encoded proteins:
- a CDS encoding DUF6421 family protein, whose protein sequence is MTEILVQAASGDQVPPVTRVVEHPAWPVLKDAVERIRPWQSKDGSIDFGAESAPARGDAEDAVRRVVDAVQELSPSLPHDADYHAALVKDLRRWSEGGFEVPDFLDSLLAFQPAANRADGLQHLVVFPMYTQNGNPDRNLEAVVLRMVWPEWLADLERTRYDNPLFCGIKFEDFTAGYDTNSAVLFPETIAVREAPERFSWGGIFCDREAARFRRVTDAAVDILGLELPEDIAAMVHDQKRCEEAFVLWDMVHDRTHSHGDLPFDPFMIKQRQPFWMYGLEELRCDLTAFKEAVKLEKDGVPQARDVQYAVLFDRMFRFPVTGERVRNYDGLGGQLLFAYLHKHDVVRWTDNKLFIDWQRAPEVTNQLCADIEQLYRDGIDRPKLVHWFAGYELVSTYLAPHPGSKWAKGPDALDLSLPPRKLVDDVLPDEFPLSMFYEALSKKLRHVIASTRGITAQNAERVAA
- a CDS encoding SDR family NAD(P)-dependent oxidoreductase, whose product is MAGNGALSGAVIAVAGAGGPAGRAALLRLAEAGATVVGADNDPERLAEAVDAARYASGGASVTGEPVDLLDLGSTRDWAAHIEKDFGRVDGLVHLVGGWRGSETFIKSSLDDWDFLELLLIRTVQHTSLAFYEGLQRSDRGRYVLISAAGATKPSAGNAPYAAAKAAAEAWTLALADAFRKAGGADGPTSAATILVVKALVHEAMRADRPNAKFAGFTHVADLAEAIAGVWDKPAAEVNGNRLWLTEKP
- a CDS encoding threonine aldolase family protein; this encodes MNPPKTDARRHHDPQVRGFASDNYAGAHPEVLAALALANGGHQVAYGEDDYTENLQGVVRSHFGATAEAFPVFNGTGANVVALQAVTDRWGAVICAESAHINVDEGGAPERMGGLKLLTVATPDGKLTPDLIDKQAWGWEDEHRAMPQVVSITQSTELGTLYTPDEIRAICDHAHAHGMKVHLDGSRIANAAASLDVPMRTFTNAVGVDILSLGGTKNGALFGEAVVVINQDAVSHMKHLRKLSMQLASKMRFVSVQLEALLAKDLWLRNARHANEMAQRLAEGVRAVHGVEILYPVQANGVFAKLPHDVSERLQKRFRFYFWDESAGVVRWMCAFDTTADDVDTFVAALKEEMAR
- a CDS encoding GNAT family N-acetyltransferase, which gives rise to MDKTRCRVRPRTDDDVEACVRVLAEVHRRDGYPVNWPARPGEWLSQDAALGSWVAELDGRVAGHVSLSRSAEGDVAPVLWSERNGTNGEQAAVVGRLFVAPQARGHGIGALLMGRVVAEAQHHGLHPVLDVVASDTAAAALYERLGWTRLATVEQRWSPSQVVAVHCYSA